The Bacillus sp. Marseille-Q1617 genome has a segment encoding these proteins:
- a CDS encoding DEAD/DEAH box helicase, whose amino-acid sequence MALTKFSDLNLSASTLKSIKRMGFEEATPIQASTIPAGLEGKDIIGQAQTGTGKTTAFGIPMIEKIDMKNPNVQALVIAPTRELAIQVSEELYRIGSDKRARVLSVYGGQDIQRQIRAMKKNPHIIVGTPGRLLDHIKRRTLKLDNVETLVLDEADEMLNMGFIEDIESILETVPSTRQTLLFSATMPDPIRRIAERFMTEPELIKVKSKEVTVSNIEQYFTKVTEKEKFDVLSRLIDVQSPELAIVFGRTKRRVDELSRALSIRGYLAEGIHGDLSQARRMTVLKKFKEGRIDILIATDVAARGLDISGVTHVYNFDIPQDPESYVHRIGRTGRAGKKGMSITFVTPREMGYLRVVEQTTKKKMMGLKPPSHNEALEGQQRLALDKLIEAAKESDIKDYSQFAEEFLNDHDPIQAVAAAIKVLTKEPDTTPVEITEERPLPSRGGGNRGGYKGGSRSGKGGGRGGSGPRGGGSRGGSSRGGDRRGGGRPQSSGGRRKSYNNN is encoded by the coding sequence ATAGCATTGACAAAGTTTTCAGATTTAAACTTAAGCGCATCTACGTTGAAATCAATTAAACGTATGGGCTTTGAAGAAGCAACCCCAATCCAGGCAAGTACAATCCCGGCAGGTCTAGAAGGTAAGGACATCATCGGTCAGGCACAAACGGGAACTGGTAAAACGACAGCGTTTGGTATCCCGATGATCGAAAAGATCGATATGAAGAACCCGAACGTCCAGGCTCTTGTCATCGCTCCGACCCGTGAACTTGCGATCCAGGTTTCTGAAGAATTATACCGCATCGGATCAGATAAGCGTGCACGCGTATTATCTGTATACGGCGGACAGGATATCCAGCGTCAAATCCGTGCGATGAAAAAGAACCCTCATATCATCGTAGGTACACCTGGACGTCTTCTTGACCACATCAAGCGCCGCACGCTGAAGCTTGATAACGTTGAAACATTGGTACTGGACGAAGCAGACGAAATGCTGAACATGGGCTTCATCGAAGACATCGAAAGCATCCTTGAAACTGTGCCAAGCACAAGACAAACACTTCTATTCTCTGCAACAATGCCGGATCCGATCCGCCGCATTGCAGAGCGTTTCATGACAGAACCTGAACTGATCAAGGTAAAGTCCAAAGAAGTAACGGTTTCAAATATTGAACAGTACTTCACAAAAGTAACGGAAAAAGAAAAGTTTGATGTATTGTCCCGTTTGATCGACGTACAATCACCTGAACTTGCGATTGTATTCGGTCGTACAAAGCGCCGTGTAGATGAACTGTCACGTGCCCTTAGCATCCGCGGTTACCTTGCAGAAGGAATTCACGGGGACCTTTCCCAGGCGCGCCGTATGACGGTTCTTAAAAAGTTCAAAGAAGGGCGCATCGACATCCTGATCGCAACGGATGTTGCAGCACGCGGACTTGATATCTCAGGCGTAACTCACGTATACAACTTTGATATCCCACAAGATCCTGAAAGCTACGTTCACCGTATCGGACGTACTGGCCGTGCAGGTAAAAAAGGTATGTCCATCACGTTCGTAACACCAAGAGAAATGGGTTACCTGCGTGTAGTGGAACAAACAACGAAGAAGAAAATGATGGGCCTTAAGCCACCAAGCCATAACGAAGCACTTGAAGGCCAGCAGCGCCTTGCTTTGGATAAGCTGATTGAAGCGGCGAAAGAAAGCGACATTAAGGATTACTCTCAATTTGCAGAGGAATTCCTGAATGACCACGATCCAATCCAGGCAGTCGCAGCAGCGATCAAAGTCCTTACAAAAGAGCCGGACACAACTCCTGTGGAAATCACAGAAGAACGTCCATTGCCATCAAGAGGCGGCGGCAATCGCGGCGGCTACAAAGGCGGATCACGCAGCGGCAAAGGCGGCGGACGCGGGGGCAGCGGTCCACGTGGCGGCGGTTCACGCGGCGGATCATCCCGTGGCGGCGATCGCCGCGGCGGCGGAAGACCACAATCTTCCGGCGGCCGACGCAAGTCTTATAACAATAACTAA
- the uvsE gene encoding UV DNA damage repair endonuclease UvsE: MTLIRLGYVAMSMNLQNASPSQTMTYKQFSSIKDREAAIAKLERIARSNLENCLRLLKHNVLHDIHFFRFSSKLIPLANHPELKGWDFISPLKPELIKIKEYLQAHPMRVDFHPDHFVLLNTSDADVLKNTFNTLKMHRDLLKGIGVDPTHRCVLHVGGAYDDKEKALEQFIHNWGLTPPSLQEMIILENDDTVFSAADALYLCEKLGVPQVFDYHHHLAYHERDWQEDWERVVSTWSQSPLPVKMHISSPRSDKDYKAHADYIDPDMFLEFLKGIKGSVDQVDCMIEAKKKDDALFRLVEDLKDVKDTEWVDQSSFVIK; encoded by the coding sequence ATGACTCTCATCCGACTCGGCTATGTGGCCATGAGCATGAATCTTCAGAATGCCTCGCCGTCACAGACGATGACATACAAGCAATTTTCATCGATAAAAGATCGGGAAGCGGCAATCGCCAAGCTTGAGCGCATCGCCCGTTCCAATCTGGAGAATTGCCTGCGTCTTTTAAAGCATAATGTTCTTCACGACATTCACTTTTTCCGTTTCAGTTCGAAGCTGATTCCGCTTGCGAACCATCCTGAACTTAAGGGGTGGGATTTTATCTCGCCCTTAAAGCCAGAACTGATCAAAATTAAAGAATATTTACAAGCTCACCCGATGCGTGTTGATTTTCATCCTGATCATTTTGTGCTTCTGAACACCAGCGACGCGGACGTGCTCAAGAATACGTTCAATACGCTCAAGATGCACAGAGATCTGCTGAAGGGCATAGGGGTCGATCCGACGCACCGCTGTGTTTTGCATGTGGGAGGAGCCTATGATGATAAGGAAAAGGCGCTTGAACAGTTTATTCACAATTGGGGTCTTACACCCCCTTCTCTACAGGAAATGATCATATTGGAAAATGATGATACCGTGTTCAGTGCTGCGGATGCGCTATATCTTTGTGAAAAGCTGGGTGTTCCCCAGGTTTTCGACTATCATCATCACCTTGCCTACCATGAGAGGGATTGGCAAGAGGATTGGGAGAGGGTCGTATCGACGTGGAGTCAGTCTCCATTGCCCGTCAAAATGCATATCTCCAGTCCGCGTTCTGACAAGGATTACAAAGCACACGCCGATTATATTGACCCTGATATGTTCCTGGAATTTTTAAAAGGCATCAAGGGGTCGGTCGATCAGGTGGACTGCATGATTGAAGCCAAGAAAAAAGATGATGCATTGTTCCGGCTGGTTGAGGATTTGAAAGATGTCAAGGACACTGAATGGGTCGATCAGTCGTCCTTTGTCATAAAATAA
- a CDS encoding carboxylesterase, translating to MIGCLLIHGFTGGPYEVEPLAEYLKERTDWKIAVPTLPGHGETLALKGIKHVEWIDHAEEELKKLISTCDKVYVIGFSMGGLIASYLSVKYSIDKLVLLSAAAYYLNFKQLAKEIGNLIKEGLQGKILENELYNRYKFKMTNTPILSAYEFKKVVRVARPLLEKVDIPTFIAQGENDGIVPPKSAKYIYETISSEEKNLYYSSKAQHLICHSEDKHELFGEIYHFLQSE from the coding sequence ATGATTGGATGTTTACTTATTCACGGCTTCACTGGCGGTCCTTATGAAGTCGAGCCTTTGGCAGAATATCTAAAAGAACGAACCGATTGGAAAATCGCTGTTCCTACTTTACCCGGTCATGGAGAAACGCTCGCTTTAAAGGGGATCAAGCATGTTGAATGGATCGACCACGCAGAAGAAGAATTGAAGAAACTCATCTCAACATGCGACAAGGTATATGTCATCGGGTTTTCGATGGGGGGCCTGATCGCCTCTTACCTATCCGTCAAATACAGCATCGACAAACTCGTGTTACTGAGTGCCGCTGCCTATTATTTGAATTTCAAGCAGCTGGCAAAAGAGATTGGTAATTTAATCAAGGAAGGGCTCCAGGGGAAAATACTTGAAAATGAACTCTACAATCGCTATAAATTTAAAATGACCAATACTCCGATTCTTTCTGCCTACGAGTTTAAAAAGGTGGTGCGTGTAGCCCGTCCTCTCCTTGAAAAAGTGGATATCCCAACTTTTATAGCACAGGGAGAAAATGATGGGATAGTCCCGCCTAAAAGTGCGAAATATATTTATGAGACCATTTCATCTGAAGAAAAAAACCTATATTACTCCTCAAAAGCCCAGCATTTAATATGTCACAGTGAAGATAAGCACGAATTATTTGGAGAGATCTACCATTTTCTGCAGAGTGAATAG
- a CDS encoding PH domain-containing protein: MRGEPQKRISPKALKVWRLHGVMQTVVLAIVVAGVVVLSTIFDWPVWIMVSAIGVLLLFTYMMIFFLPSIRWKRWRYEVREQEIELQRGFIFVKRTLVPMVRVQHVDTVQGPILKRYNLSTITISTAATVHEIPALDTGEADELRHSISLLARVAEDDV, encoded by the coding sequence ATGAGAGGAGAGCCCCAGAAACGGATTTCCCCGAAGGCACTGAAGGTGTGGAGGCTGCATGGTGTGATGCAGACTGTGGTGCTGGCTATAGTGGTGGCTGGTGTCGTGGTGTTATCAACGATATTTGATTGGCCGGTTTGGATCATGGTCTCAGCGATCGGTGTGCTGCTCTTGTTTACATATATGATGATCTTTTTTCTTCCGTCGATTCGCTGGAAGCGGTGGAGGTATGAAGTGAGGGAGCAGGAGATCGAGCTCCAAAGAGGGTTTATTTTTGTAAAGCGGACGCTGGTGCCGATGGTCAGGGTTCAACATGTTGATACGGTACAGGGTCCGATTTTAAAGAGATACAATTTATCTACGATCACGATTTCAACTGCTGCCACGGTTCATGAAATTCCTGCTCTCGATACAGGGGAAGCGGATGAACTGAGACATTCCATATCCTTACTGGCGAGGGTGGCGGAAGATGATGTCTGA